The proteins below come from a single Gimesia alba genomic window:
- the rplM gene encoding 50S ribosomal protein L13 — translation MAKASTVDPKWFVVDADNQIVGRLATKIATVLMGKHKPTYTPHVDTGDYVIVVNCDRVKFSGKELAHDSHPYFSSKMLNKGYASYSGYPSGLKVVTAEKKLERGQSTQVLSEAVRRMLPKNKLGRQMLKKLKLFAGPTHEHQSQQPQDMPAHLLP, via the coding sequence ATGGCAAAAGCATCCACTGTCGACCCAAAATGGTTCGTTGTTGATGCAGATAATCAAATTGTGGGACGTCTGGCCACAAAGATTGCGACTGTTTTAATGGGCAAGCATAAGCCCACATATACTCCCCACGTCGATACCGGGGATTATGTGATCGTCGTAAACTGTGACAGAGTAAAGTTTTCCGGTAAGGAACTTGCTCACGACTCTCATCCCTATTTCTCATCGAAGATGCTGAATAAAGGCTATGCTTCGTATAGTGGTTATCCCAGCGGTTTGAAAGTGGTCACTGCTGAAAAGAAACTGGAGCGAGGCCAGTCAACGCAAGTGCTTTCTGAAGCGGTTCGCCGGATGCTTCCCAAGAATAAGCTGGGGCGTCAGATGCTGAAGAAGCTCAAGTTGTTTGCAGGTCCGACTCACGAACATCAGTCGCAGCAACCTCAAGATATGCCAGCCCATCTGCTGCCATAA
- the rpsI gene encoding 30S ribosomal protein S9, whose product MENETPEENVTEETTEQQTPVEAETATSEEATAESMTTDSGVPELTLGSTLPTEGEGDAEDVIKPEPIIRGKLDKHGVAMGTGRRKTAVARVRIKAGSGNLTINGGSLEDYLKVERDRQMVEAPLKATETYGKVDVWVRVNGGGTTGQTGAIVLGIARALEAYNNQFHETLSAGRFLTRDSRMVERKKFGYKKARKSFQFSKR is encoded by the coding sequence ATGGAAAATGAGACTCCGGAAGAAAATGTAACAGAAGAAACGACAGAACAGCAGACGCCGGTCGAGGCGGAAACAGCGACTTCAGAAGAAGCCACTGCGGAGTCGATGACGACCGATTCTGGCGTTCCTGAATTGACTCTGGGCTCCACTCTACCGACTGAAGGTGAAGGCGATGCGGAAGACGTCATCAAGCCAGAACCGATCATTCGTGGTAAGCTGGACAAGCACGGTGTCGCCATGGGAACCGGACGTCGTAAGACTGCTGTGGCCCGTGTTCGAATCAAAGCTGGTTCCGGAAATCTGACGATCAACGGCGGTTCTCTGGAAGACTATCTGAAAGTCGAACGTGATCGCCAGATGGTGGAAGCGCCTCTGAAGGCAACCGAGACATATGGTAAAGTTGATGTCTGGGTTCGCGTCAACGGCGGCGGAACCACAGGGCAGACCGGAGCGATTGTATTGGGTATCGCACGTGCTCTGGAAGCATACAATAACCAGTTCCATGAAACCTTGAGTGCAGGACGATTCTTAACACGTGACAGCCGCATGGTTGAACGTAAGAAGTTTGGTTACAAGAAAGCACGTAAGAGCTTTCAGTTCTCCAAGCGTTGA
- the mgtE gene encoding magnesium transporter — MYGRLLLPELQVMLNENDTEGVKEFCDALYPAVTAEILEELNSQDVWRVLACSTPEKQAEIFQFLALPQQIEIVGVIDREPLSKLIEEMAPDDRVDLLSRMDDDHVEELLPLIAQAERRDIRKLLSYPEDSAGAIMTTEYASLPENISVSQALERLRLQAPDSEIISYIYVVDEGRRLQGIVSLRELIFARPTRPLSELINRDVISVRVDDDQEFVAQQMAKYDFVAIPVVDRQNQLVGIVTHDDAIDIMQEEATEDTYRLAAVEPLEDSYLSTSVKTVIQKRIGWLIFLLVPSFLAAKVLEHYEAISDKYEWLVLFIPLILASGGNAGSQSATLIIRAMALESNIQQGDLRALLRKELQLGLLLGSGLALISFFISWAFTAQLIQASVVGLAVFLVVLMGISAGGMLPMGFRRLGMDPALMSNPFITALVDILGLIIYFQVAMYLVS; from the coding sequence ATGTATGGTCGATTATTGCTGCCAGAACTTCAGGTGATGCTGAACGAAAATGATACGGAAGGTGTCAAGGAGTTTTGTGATGCCCTCTATCCCGCCGTCACAGCGGAAATTCTGGAAGAGCTGAACAGCCAGGATGTGTGGCGCGTGCTGGCCTGTAGTACTCCCGAGAAGCAGGCCGAGATTTTTCAGTTTCTCGCGTTACCGCAACAGATTGAAATTGTGGGCGTGATTGACCGGGAGCCTCTCTCCAAGCTGATCGAAGAGATGGCACCTGACGACCGGGTCGACCTGTTGTCGCGGATGGACGATGATCACGTCGAAGAGCTCCTGCCGCTAATTGCGCAGGCAGAGCGGCGGGATATCCGCAAGCTGCTCTCCTATCCGGAAGACAGTGCCGGCGCGATTATGACGACCGAATATGCGTCGCTTCCGGAAAATATTTCCGTGTCGCAGGCACTGGAAAGATTGCGTCTGCAGGCACCGGATAGTGAAATTATTTCCTATATCTATGTCGTTGATGAGGGGCGTCGATTACAGGGGATCGTTTCATTGCGAGAATTGATCTTTGCCCGTCCCACACGTCCTCTGTCGGAGTTGATCAATCGGGATGTGATTTCCGTACGTGTGGATGATGACCAGGAATTTGTCGCACAGCAGATGGCAAAATATGACTTCGTGGCGATTCCTGTCGTCGATCGTCAAAATCAACTGGTCGGGATTGTCACGCACGACGATGCGATCGACATTATGCAGGAAGAGGCAACGGAAGATACGTATCGTCTGGCTGCGGTCGAGCCCTTGGAAGACAGTTATTTGTCTACCTCGGTCAAGACTGTGATTCAGAAACGAATTGGCTGGCTGATTTTTCTGCTGGTTCCCTCATTTCTGGCAGCAAAGGTCCTCGAGCATTACGAAGCGATCTCAGATAAATACGAATGGCTGGTGTTGTTTATCCCGCTGATTCTCGCCAGTGGGGGAAATGCGGGTTCACAGTCGGCGACGTTGATCATTCGTGCGATGGCACTGGAGTCGAACATTCAGCAAGGGGATTTACGTGCCTTATTACGAAAAGAGCTACAGCTGGGGTTACTGCTGGGAAGTGGACTCGCTTTGATCAGTTTTTTCATCTCCTGGGCGTTTACGGCTCAATTGATTCAGGCGTCTGTCGTAGGTCTGGCTGTATTTTTAGTCGTACTGATGGGGATTTCGGCAGGGGGGATGCTGCCGATGGGGTTCCGGCGCTTAGGGATGGACCCGGCTTTGATGTCGAACCCGTTTATTACCGCACTGGTTGATATCCTGGGCCTGATCATCTATTTTCAGGTCGCCATGTATCTGGTCAGCTGA
- a CDS encoding MutS-related protein — protein sequence MQPSPIQQNPQSEYEQRLESRASKVRALVKQSDQFSTFRGLLFLAAIAILMASTIWGLLSLKWIGLPVLSFVILVILHARCIRRLKQARQAETYYKTSLDRLNDQWIDVRPTGDEFYDPEHMYAGDLDLLGRGSLFQLICSARTKLGEETLARWLLSPATTDEIKQRQESVEELRNELDFREELELLEAETHSDIEQTHLAEWVKQPLTEVPAVLKWASMITGGFAALSVVSWLLSYSGIAPICVAIIIQVCLLFFIGPRIRELLNQTDEVRDGLSVLSDVLSLIEQRQFESPHLKAIVTALQTDGVPPSRSIAQLRRQIQGLNNCFRNQFSAPLAVLLGIPFHYMFAIDRWLKHVGPHCPEWLSAVGEFEALCSLAGYAYEHPQDPFPEIVETEADGPRLEGVDLGHPLIPLQQVVRNDVTLNAENRLLMISGSNMSGKSTLMRTVGTNFVLAMTGAPVRATRLTVSPMQAGTAMRVQDSLQQGASLFYQSVARLSAVVHLADKPMPVLFLLDEILQGTNSHDRRIGAQSVIETLIERGGIGIVTTHDLALTEITAQFGTQAKNVHFEDQLIDGKMTFDYRMQPGVVKHSNALELMKMMGIVLKDVKTETEHEPS from the coding sequence ATGCAACCTTCCCCAATCCAACAGAATCCCCAGTCAGAATATGAGCAACGGCTCGAAAGCCGGGCAAGCAAGGTACGGGCACTGGTTAAACAAAGTGACCAGTTTTCGACCTTCAGAGGCCTGCTCTTCCTGGCCGCGATTGCTATTTTGATGGCCTCCACAATCTGGGGACTCCTCAGCCTGAAGTGGATCGGACTCCCGGTGCTGAGCTTTGTGATTCTCGTTATCTTACACGCCCGCTGTATCCGCCGCCTGAAGCAGGCGCGACAGGCAGAAACCTACTACAAAACCTCTCTGGACCGGCTGAACGACCAGTGGATCGACGTCCGCCCGACGGGAGACGAATTTTATGATCCCGAGCACATGTATGCCGGCGACCTCGACCTGCTGGGACGTGGCTCCCTGTTTCAACTCATCTGCAGTGCTCGCACGAAACTGGGAGAAGAAACCTTAGCACGCTGGCTGCTGTCTCCCGCGACCACAGATGAAATCAAGCAGCGGCAAGAGTCTGTTGAAGAACTGCGCAACGAATTGGACTTCCGCGAAGAACTGGAATTGCTGGAAGCGGAAACTCATAGCGACATTGAACAGACTCATCTTGCGGAATGGGTCAAGCAGCCGCTGACCGAAGTCCCCGCTGTATTGAAATGGGCCTCCATGATCACAGGTGGCTTCGCCGCGTTATCCGTCGTCAGTTGGCTGCTCTCGTATAGCGGAATCGCGCCGATATGCGTGGCAATTATCATCCAGGTCTGCCTGCTGTTTTTCATTGGTCCCCGCATTCGCGAATTATTGAACCAGACCGATGAAGTCCGCGACGGCTTATCCGTTCTCTCCGATGTTCTGTCTCTGATTGAACAACGACAATTTGAATCTCCGCACTTAAAAGCGATCGTGACAGCGCTGCAGACAGACGGCGTTCCCCCTTCGCGATCGATTGCCCAGTTACGACGACAGATTCAGGGGCTCAACAACTGTTTTCGCAACCAGTTTTCCGCCCCGCTGGCGGTGCTGCTGGGAATTCCCTTTCATTACATGTTTGCCATTGATCGCTGGTTAAAACATGTCGGCCCGCATTGCCCTGAATGGCTCTCCGCTGTGGGAGAATTCGAAGCACTCTGCTCGCTGGCCGGCTACGCGTACGAACACCCGCAAGACCCGTTTCCCGAGATTGTGGAAACAGAGGCTGACGGCCCCCGGCTGGAGGGAGTTGATTTAGGGCACCCGCTGATCCCCTTGCAGCAGGTCGTCCGTAACGATGTCACCTTGAACGCGGAAAATCGGCTACTCATGATCAGTGGCTCAAACATGTCGGGCAAGAGCACCTTGATGCGAACCGTCGGAACGAACTTTGTGCTGGCGATGACAGGCGCCCCGGTACGAGCGACCCGCCTGACCGTCTCTCCCATGCAGGCGGGAACCGCGATGCGGGTGCAGGACTCGCTGCAACAGGGTGCCTCGCTGTTTTATCAGTCCGTCGCACGACTTTCTGCCGTCGTCCACCTGGCAGATAAGCCGATGCCGGTTCTGTTTCTACTGGATGAAATTCTACAGGGCACGAATTCACACGACCGTCGGATCGGGGCCCAAAGCGTGATTGAAACCCTGATCGAACGGGGAGGCATCGGCATTGTCACGACACATGACCTCGCTTTAACCGAAATCACCGCTCAGTTTGGCACACAGGCAAAGAACGTGCATTTTGAAGACCAGCTGATTGATGGCAAAATGACCTTCGATTACCGCATGCAGCCAGGCGTCGTCAAGCATAGCAACGCCCTGGAACTGATGAAGATGATGGGCATCGTACTGAAAGATGTCAAAACGGAAACGGAACACGAACCTTCATAA
- a CDS encoding amidohydrolase family protein, whose translation MHPMPVIDTHHHLWDLDLFDLPWLELPGMDPLRCSFRMDDYLEATQNCQIEKSVYMEVNVHPDLHQQEARAVLELCSQADNPLAGAVIGGRPGEASFSKYLEEFADNPFLKGVRTILHDPDRPRGMCLQPQFKQNIQLLGEHGLSFDLCMRPAEIQDAVELVDACPKTRFIVDHCGNMSVQPDQQVDRAAWENGMRQMAEREQVMCKISGIVATATKGKWQPEDLKQNIDFCLDTFGEDHVFFGGDWPVCTMTSSYESWLNALKWIVQDRSETFQRKLFHDNAETFYRLS comes from the coding sequence ATGCATCCAATGCCCGTTATTGATACTCATCACCATCTCTGGGATTTGGATCTGTTTGACCTGCCCTGGCTCGAATTACCCGGCATGGATCCACTGCGGTGCAGTTTTCGCATGGATGATTATCTGGAAGCGACGCAGAACTGTCAGATCGAAAAGTCGGTGTATATGGAAGTCAATGTCCACCCGGACCTGCATCAACAGGAGGCGCGAGCTGTTCTGGAGTTGTGCAGTCAGGCTGACAATCCGCTGGCCGGTGCGGTGATAGGCGGCAGGCCGGGAGAAGCAAGCTTCAGCAAGTACCTCGAAGAGTTTGCCGACAACCCATTCTTAAAAGGGGTCAGGACTATTTTACACGATCCGGATCGGCCGCGGGGCATGTGTTTACAGCCACAGTTCAAACAGAACATTCAACTGCTGGGCGAGCATGGCTTGAGTTTTGATTTGTGTATGCGGCCGGCCGAAATTCAGGACGCGGTCGAACTGGTCGACGCCTGCCCGAAGACGCGGTTTATCGTCGATCATTGCGGCAATATGAGCGTGCAGCCTGATCAGCAGGTGGATCGAGCTGCCTGGGAAAACGGCATGCGACAGATGGCAGAGCGCGAACAGGTGATGTGCAAGATTTCCGGAATCGTCGCGACCGCCACGAAAGGGAAATGGCAGCCCGAAGATCTAAAACAGAATATTGACTTCTGTCTGGACACATTCGGGGAAGACCACGTCTTCTTCGGCGGCGACTGGCCGGTCTGCACCATGACGTCCTCGTACGAGTCCTGGCTCAACGCGCTGAAATGGATCGTCCAGGACCGATCAGAAACGTTTCAGCGGAAGTTGTTTCACGACAATGCAGAAACGTTTTATCGTTTGAGTTGA
- the der gene encoding ribosome biogenesis GTPase Der, which translates to MAVPKIAIVGRPNVGKSSIFNWLAGHRVAIVDPTAGVTRDRVTYLVHEKDRYFELVDTGGIGITDSDDLSEDIERQIQVGIDEADLILFVVDGTMGLAHLDEEVAQRLRSIEKPKILCINKCDSTKTDDEAAQFFRLTNAPVVLTSVKGNRNRNELIQALLDQLPPAEEFEETEGETLSAEPELKIAIVGRRNVGKSTFINALAESERMIVSEVAGTTRDSVDIRFEFDDKSFLAIDTPGVRKRKSLANDIEFYGLARAKRSIRRANVVLMFFDSQQTISKVDKQLVTEIEENYKPCIFVINKWDLGRESKMTSEKWDEYLTSQFRTMRHAPVAFVTARDSRNIKQVINLAQTIYKQSRIRVSTGRLNKIVRAAIQNNQPPYSKNRRPKIFYATQVATEPPTIVLKCNDSKLFTDSWKRYLSGVLREQLPFKEIPIKIYYRSKDLKEDGGPSLDMIDHDDFQEDFEPERS; encoded by the coding sequence ATGGCCGTACCAAAAATTGCCATCGTGGGCCGACCCAATGTAGGCAAAAGTTCGATTTTCAACTGGCTTGCCGGTCACCGTGTCGCCATTGTCGACCCGACAGCCGGTGTGACCCGCGATCGGGTTACGTACCTGGTTCATGAAAAAGATCGCTACTTCGAACTGGTGGATACCGGCGGAATTGGAATCACCGACAGCGACGACCTCTCGGAAGATATTGAACGCCAGATTCAGGTCGGCATTGATGAGGCCGATCTGATTCTGTTTGTCGTTGACGGCACCATGGGCCTGGCCCACCTCGATGAAGAAGTCGCTCAGAGACTCAGGTCGATCGAAAAACCGAAGATCCTCTGCATCAACAAATGCGACTCAACAAAAACCGATGACGAAGCGGCTCAGTTCTTTCGCCTGACAAATGCCCCGGTGGTCTTAACCAGCGTCAAAGGAAATCGGAACCGTAACGAATTGATCCAGGCATTATTGGATCAACTGCCTCCCGCCGAAGAGTTTGAAGAAACGGAAGGCGAAACACTTTCAGCCGAACCCGAGTTGAAAATTGCCATCGTCGGCCGCCGCAACGTTGGCAAAAGCACGTTCATCAATGCCCTTGCGGAATCCGAACGCATGATCGTCAGCGAAGTTGCCGGCACCACGCGCGACAGTGTGGATATTCGATTTGAATTCGACGACAAATCATTTCTCGCCATTGATACTCCCGGCGTACGCAAACGCAAAAGCCTCGCGAATGACATCGAATTTTACGGTTTAGCCCGCGCCAAACGCAGCATCCGCCGCGCCAATGTCGTACTGATGTTTTTTGATTCGCAGCAAACAATTTCCAAAGTCGACAAGCAGCTCGTCACCGAAATTGAAGAGAATTATAAGCCTTGCATCTTCGTGATCAATAAATGGGACCTGGGCCGCGAGAGTAAGATGACCTCTGAAAAATGGGATGAATATCTGACCTCACAATTCCGCACCATGCGGCATGCCCCCGTGGCATTCGTAACCGCCCGCGATTCACGAAACATTAAACAAGTCATCAACCTGGCTCAGACGATTTATAAACAATCCCGCATTCGCGTTTCGACGGGACGACTGAATAAAATTGTCCGAGCGGCGATCCAGAATAATCAGCCTCCCTATTCCAAAAACCGTCGTCCCAAAATTTTCTACGCCACCCAGGTCGCAACAGAACCACCGACGATTGTTCTGAAGTGTAACGATTCGAAACTCTTTACCGACTCCTGGAAACGCTACCTCAGCGGCGTCCTGCGGGAACAGCTCCCGTTCAAAGAGATTCCGATCAAAATCTATTATCGCTCGAAAGATCTCAAAGAAGACGGCGGCCCCAGTCTGGATATGATCGACCATGACGATTTCCAGGAAGACTTCGAGCCGGAACGATCATAA
- the hpnC gene encoding squalene synthase HpnC produces MTVFEQELTAWGPDSSYYEGTDAPIDVEQAREYCRKIALGHYENFPVVSWALPRDLRPHFFNVYAFCRWADDLGDEIQDAETSLAMLAWWRSQLEECYQGISSTNADPQRPAPRLHPVFVALAPTIKEFALPQDAFDDLIQAFEQDQRVTEYQSFAQLEEYCQKSANPVGRLVLHLCRSASSETLAWSDSICTGLQLANFWQDVARDFAMGRIYLPAEDRRQFGYTDEELQRNEFNESFQKMMAFEVQRARQFLLDGLPLVAQLPGRLQVDIDLFVRGGLKILDHIERQRFNVWKNRPVVSRFEFALMLIQSLKRRLFSGSHRK; encoded by the coding sequence ATGACGGTATTTGAGCAAGAATTGACCGCTTGGGGGCCCGATTCTTCCTATTATGAGGGAACGGATGCTCCAATCGACGTGGAGCAGGCCCGGGAATACTGCCGTAAGATTGCCCTGGGGCATTACGAAAATTTTCCCGTTGTCTCCTGGGCATTGCCGCGTGACCTGCGCCCGCACTTTTTCAACGTGTATGCTTTCTGTCGCTGGGCCGATGATCTGGGAGATGAAATTCAGGACGCAGAGACCTCACTCGCGATGCTCGCCTGGTGGCGATCCCAGCTAGAGGAATGCTATCAGGGGATCTCGAGCACTAACGCCGATCCACAAAGGCCTGCGCCGCGCCTGCATCCGGTGTTTGTCGCTTTGGCGCCAACGATCAAGGAGTTTGCGCTGCCTCAAGATGCGTTTGATGATCTGATTCAAGCCTTTGAGCAGGATCAGCGTGTCACCGAGTATCAGTCGTTTGCGCAGCTAGAGGAGTATTGCCAGAAGAGTGCCAATCCGGTGGGGCGACTGGTGCTGCATCTCTGCCGATCCGCTTCGTCTGAGACGCTGGCCTGGTCCGATTCGATTTGCACCGGGTTACAACTGGCGAATTTCTGGCAGGACGTAGCACGCGATTTTGCGATGGGACGCATTTATCTACCCGCCGAAGATCGACGTCAATTCGGCTATACCGATGAAGAATTGCAGAGAAACGAGTTTAATGAATCATTTCAAAAAATGATGGCATTTGAAGTGCAGCGCGCCCGCCAGTTTCTCTTGGATGGTTTACCACTGGTTGCTCAGCTTCCCGGGCGATTGCAGGTTGACATAGATCTGTTTGTTCGTGGCGGCCTGAAAATCCTGGATCACATCGAACGGCAGCGGTTCAATGTCTGGAAAAATCGCCCTGTGGTGTCCCGCTTTGAGTTTGCTCTGATGCTGATTCAAAGTCTGAAAAGACGGCTGTTTTCCGGTTCCCATCGGAAATGA